In one Candidatus Planktophila versatilis genomic region, the following are encoded:
- a CDS encoding helix-turn-helix transcriptional regulator, with product MAKNAPKNAVSPLERTSRLLDLVPYINTHQGISLVDLAEVFEVSTNQMISDLTTLWMCGLPGYTPLELMDLDFESGYVTIRNAPTLAKPRSITHEEGVALVLGLDVLRSAISTKRTDLIEAISSLSQRIARLVNLPLALSASSDISHEVTTSVKEAIAHRSGLQISYHSLYKDEVSSRVVLPLEILESQGYLYLHAYCFTALDFRHFRIDRIQAAISAQVKKPSTAPPVNPEKIDFSVKVLRPTRDVAERFQESNLEAGTVFESSSFSQHWIARSVLASGGAIELLAPAEIRSELAKRAKVILNRYEG from the coding sequence ATGGCTAAGAACGCGCCAAAGAATGCTGTGAGCCCATTAGAGCGCACTTCTCGATTGCTAGATCTCGTTCCGTATATCAATACACATCAGGGTATTTCTCTTGTTGATTTGGCCGAAGTGTTCGAGGTCTCCACTAACCAAATGATCAGCGATTTGACGACACTTTGGATGTGCGGCCTTCCCGGCTACACGCCGCTAGAACTAATGGATTTAGATTTTGAATCTGGTTACGTGACGATTAGAAATGCACCAACCCTTGCAAAGCCTCGATCCATCACACACGAAGAGGGTGTAGCGCTCGTTCTTGGTTTAGATGTCCTGCGATCTGCAATTTCGACCAAAAGAACAGATCTTATAGAAGCAATTAGTTCACTTTCACAACGTATCGCCCGCCTTGTTAATCTTCCATTAGCGCTCTCCGCATCAAGTGATATCAGCCATGAAGTAACAACTTCAGTAAAGGAAGCGATAGCTCATCGCAGTGGACTGCAGATCTCATATCACTCGCTCTATAAGGATGAAGTCTCCTCGAGGGTCGTACTTCCGCTAGAGATACTTGAGAGTCAGGGGTATTTGTACCTGCACGCGTACTGCTTCACAGCCCTTGATTTCAGACATTTCCGGATAGATAGAATTCAAGCAGCAATTTCAGCGCAGGTGAAAAAGCCTTCGACAGCGCCACCTGTTAATCCCGAGAAAATTGATTTTTCGGTAAAGGTGCTGAGGCCAACTAGAGATGTTGCCGAACGCTTTCAAGAATCTAACCTGGAAGCTGGAACCGTCTTCGAAAGTTCGTCGTTTTCACAACATTGGATTGCAAGGTCTGTGTTGGCATCTGGCGGCGCTATCGAACTTCTCGCCCCAGCAGAGATCCGGAGTGAACTCGCCAAAAGAGCCAAAGTGATACTCAACCGTTATGAGGGGTGA
- a CDS encoding DEAD/DEAH box helicase gives MTTPAEQYAAAKKRGTHPLTTQFIEQFDFGFDEFQITACQAVEDGKGVLVAAPTGAGKTVVGEFAAFSSLARGRKCFYTTPIKALSNQKFAEFQERFGEHRVGLLTGDTNINSEADILVMTTEVLRNMLYANSSTLTNLGSVVMDEVHYLADKFRGAVWEEVLIHLMESVQVVSLSATVSNAEEFGEWLGEIRGATEVIVSEIRPIPLYQHVLIGDRMIDLFNEPGRINPEILGLEREALRRTKAPRGRRDRFNDSESRLSRAEIIEKLQRENLLPAITFIFSRVGCDAAVKQCLNEGVKLTTTEERIEIVATAQRYTQNLAEEDLEVLGYRDWLTALERGIAAHHAGMLPSFKGAVEDLFKRGLVKAVFATETLALGINMPARTVVLEKLTKWNGEAHVSITPGEYTQLTGRAGRRGIDIEGNAVVQWSPTVDSATAAGLASTRTYPLRSSFTPTYNMSINLIARFGRERARGSLESSFAQFQADRAVIGLVRQIRKNDSAAAEQDESAQCHLGNFSEYARTRIDIKELERLLSKRDGRRTFDQRQRVKMENELDSMRRALRAHPCHSCNDRETHARFAERADRLNRESEGLRSRVENRTHVIAKTFDRICNVLTHLGYIEGEKPLAQGKILAKIYAESDLLLTESIRRGVFENLTPVELLSVASAMIYESRSVENYAPKMPHQNVANALAVVAKIWVELEDIENEFDVKTQREPDFGFCYAAYRWANGHSLSSVIKGTDMTVGDFVRCIKQLIDLLTQIGGAAENLRPICKEGVKRLDRGVVSYMLGEL, from the coding sequence ATGACCACGCCGGCGGAGCAATACGCAGCCGCCAAGAAGCGAGGGACTCACCCCCTCACAACCCAATTCATTGAGCAGTTTGATTTCGGTTTTGATGAATTTCAGATTACCGCTTGTCAAGCCGTTGAAGATGGCAAGGGTGTACTCGTGGCAGCGCCAACCGGAGCCGGCAAGACGGTAGTAGGAGAGTTTGCAGCTTTTAGTTCACTGGCTCGCGGAAGGAAATGTTTTTATACAACACCCATAAAAGCTCTTTCAAACCAGAAGTTTGCTGAGTTTCAAGAACGTTTTGGTGAACACCGTGTGGGTCTTCTGACCGGTGATACAAACATCAACTCGGAAGCTGACATCTTGGTGATGACCACTGAAGTCCTTCGAAACATGCTTTATGCGAACTCATCTACGCTCACCAATCTTGGATCAGTAGTGATGGATGAGGTGCATTATTTAGCCGATAAGTTTCGCGGAGCGGTGTGGGAAGAAGTTCTTATTCACCTCATGGAGAGCGTGCAGGTGGTCTCACTTTCTGCGACTGTCTCCAATGCTGAAGAATTTGGCGAATGGCTCGGTGAGATACGTGGCGCCACCGAGGTGATAGTCAGTGAAATCAGACCCATCCCGCTCTATCAACATGTACTTATTGGCGATCGGATGATTGATCTCTTTAACGAACCAGGAAGAATCAATCCTGAGATTTTAGGTCTTGAGCGAGAAGCGCTACGACGGACCAAAGCACCCAGAGGACGGCGCGATAGATTTAACGATAGTGAAAGTCGATTATCACGTGCTGAAATTATCGAGAAGCTTCAGCGAGAGAACTTATTGCCTGCAATTACCTTCATCTTCTCCCGTGTCGGCTGTGATGCTGCGGTTAAGCAGTGCCTGAATGAGGGAGTGAAGTTAACAACTACTGAAGAGCGGATAGAAATTGTTGCAACCGCCCAGCGTTACACGCAGAACCTAGCCGAAGAGGATTTAGAAGTTTTAGGTTATCGCGATTGGCTCACCGCACTCGAACGTGGAATCGCTGCCCACCATGCAGGTATGTTGCCTAGCTTTAAGGGCGCGGTAGAAGATCTTTTTAAGCGTGGTCTGGTCAAGGCGGTCTTTGCTACTGAAACCTTGGCACTTGGAATTAATATGCCAGCGCGCACCGTTGTCTTAGAAAAGCTCACGAAGTGGAATGGTGAGGCACACGTTTCGATTACACCCGGGGAGTACACCCAGCTCACTGGTCGAGCAGGTCGTCGCGGAATTGATATTGAAGGTAACGCCGTTGTGCAGTGGTCTCCAACTGTAGATTCTGCTACCGCAGCGGGGCTAGCTTCAACTCGAACATATCCACTTCGTTCTTCCTTTACTCCCACCTACAACATGTCGATTAATCTCATCGCCCGTTTTGGAAGAGAACGTGCGCGAGGAAGTCTGGAGTCATCCTTTGCCCAGTTCCAAGCAGACCGAGCAGTTATTGGATTAGTCAGACAGATACGAAAGAATGATTCTGCTGCAGCAGAGCAAGATGAGTCTGCACAATGCCATCTCGGGAACTTTTCAGAGTATGCCCGCACTCGAATCGATATTAAGGAACTAGAGCGATTGCTGAGCAAACGAGATGGTCGGCGCACCTTTGATCAACGTCAGAGAGTAAAGATGGAGAACGAACTTGATTCCATGCGGCGTGCACTTCGTGCCCATCCCTGCCACTCCTGTAACGATCGCGAAACACACGCCCGATTTGCCGAACGCGCCGATAGATTGAACAGGGAATCTGAAGGTTTACGTTCTCGTGTGGAAAATCGCACTCACGTGATTGCAAAGACATTCGACCGAATCTGTAATGTGCTGACCCATCTTGGCTATATCGAGGGTGAAAAGCCACTAGCGCAAGGCAAGATTCTGGCAAAGATTTATGCTGAATCAGATTTGCTTCTCACCGAATCAATTCGTAGGGGAGTCTTTGAAAATCTAACTCCGGTCGAACTCTTATCGGTTGCCTCCGCGATGATCTATGAGAGTCGAAGTGTTGAAAACTATGCCCCCAAGATGCCACACCAAAATGTCGCCAACGCCCTTGCCGTTGTTGCCAAGATTTGGGTGGAACTTGAGGATATTGAAAATGAGTTTGATGTGAAGACCCAACGTGAGCCCGATTTTGGTTTCTGTTATGCCGCATATCGCTGGGCCAATGGCCACTCACTGAGCAGTGTTATCAAAGGCACCGATATGACGGTTGGTGATTTCGTCCGATGCATCAAGCAATTGATTGATTTACTTACTCAGATTGGTGGCGCCGCAGAGAATCTTCGTCCGATATGTAAAGAGGGTGTCAAACGTTTAGATCGCGGTGTTGTTTCCTATATGTTGGGTGAGCTATGA
- the tatC gene encoding twin-arginine translocase subunit TatC produces the protein MASKRQGQMPLIDHLRELRKRVLSSAIAIVVAFGGGWYFYNSILVALAKPVCDLRTAQASGAASCGPLYISGVLGPLDLQIKVALMTAVIVSAPFWLYQLWAFIAPALHRKEKRNSFLFITAATPFFIMGATLGYLILPIAIQALFGFTPDAVSNLVRFDDYLDFVLRIILFVGLAFELPVFLLTFNLIGFLRGRTILKPWRAWIFSICLAVAALSPTGDPLSMALLSAPLILFYFMAAGIALLVDKKRDSKVQDVETGSTKIAAPTPITE, from the coding sequence ATGGCATCTAAACGACAAGGGCAGATGCCGCTCATCGATCACCTACGAGAACTCAGGAAACGAGTTCTGAGTTCAGCAATCGCAATTGTCGTGGCATTTGGTGGGGGATGGTATTTTTACAATTCAATTCTCGTTGCCCTAGCTAAACCTGTATGCGATTTGCGAACAGCCCAAGCTTCAGGAGCTGCAAGTTGTGGGCCTTTATATATCAGTGGTGTCTTGGGTCCGCTAGATTTGCAGATCAAGGTGGCTCTCATGACTGCAGTTATAGTCTCCGCTCCATTCTGGCTTTACCAACTTTGGGCGTTCATTGCCCCTGCACTTCATAGAAAAGAGAAGCGCAATAGTTTTCTTTTTATCACAGCCGCCACCCCTTTCTTCATTATGGGAGCAACTCTTGGTTACTTGATTCTACCCATAGCTATACAAGCGCTTTTTGGCTTCACTCCGGATGCGGTGAGCAACTTGGTGCGCTTTGATGATTACTTAGATTTCGTTCTCCGAATAATTCTGTTCGTAGGTCTCGCCTTTGAGCTACCAGTATTCTTACTCACCTTTAACCTGATTGGATTCTTAAGAGGACGCACCATCCTCAAACCCTGGCGCGCATGGATATTTTCTATCTGTCTTGCGGTTGCAGCCCTATCACCAACAGGGGACCCATTGAGTATGGCTCTACTGTCTGCTCCTTTAATTCTCTTCTACTTTATGGCAGCTGGGATTGCTCTGCTTGTAGATAAGAAGCGAGATAGTAAAGTTCAAGATGTAGAAACTGGCAGTACCAAGATCGCTGCACCAACCCCAATTACAGAATAG
- a CDS encoding diacylglycerol/lipid kinase family protein — MWALAINPTSGHGKGALAGEKVTAYFAQRKLKYQVFSSRSAKGLKAELEHFLDTHPCDGVISIGGDGLAHLVLQLVVPRSIAFAVIPAGTGNDIVRSLGWSLEDSTNYLDHVISSPATPIDLGNVDSEWFAAILSTGFDSVVNEKANSMAWPRGPQRYNVAIALELPRFAPIEYEITTDNRTFTTKAMLIAIGNGRSYGGGMLVCPHAKLDDGLFDVMILKPVSKLEFIKVFPKVFSGSHITHPAVEIFRTKKIELNADAIAYADGERIGPVPVSAQCIAGAGLTWPL, encoded by the coding sequence ATGTGGGCGTTAGCCATCAATCCAACATCTGGACATGGCAAGGGCGCGCTGGCTGGTGAGAAAGTTACGGCTTACTTCGCCCAGCGGAAGTTGAAGTATCAAGTCTTCTCATCGCGCTCAGCAAAGGGGCTCAAGGCAGAGCTCGAGCACTTTTTAGATACCCACCCATGCGATGGTGTCATCTCTATCGGCGGTGATGGACTTGCGCATCTTGTTTTGCAGTTAGTAGTTCCTCGATCTATTGCCTTTGCAGTGATTCCTGCCGGCACTGGCAATGACATCGTTCGTTCTTTGGGTTGGTCACTAGAAGATTCCACAAATTACCTTGATCATGTCATCAGTAGTCCGGCAACGCCGATTGACTTAGGTAATGTTGATTCTGAATGGTTTGCTGCAATTCTTTCGACTGGTTTTGATTCTGTAGTTAATGAGAAAGCAAATTCAATGGCCTGGCCTCGTGGACCGCAGCGATATAACGTTGCGATAGCCCTTGAACTCCCAAGATTTGCGCCGATCGAATATGAGATTACTACCGACAATCGCACCTTCACTACCAAAGCGATGTTGATTGCGATTGGCAATGGGAGATCCTATGGGGGAGGGATGCTTGTCTGCCCGCATGCAAAACTCGATGATGGCCTCTTTGATGTGATGATTCTGAAACCTGTGAGTAAGTTGGAGTTCATAAAGGTATTCCCGAAAGTGTTTTCCGGCTCTCACATCACACATCCAGCCGTTGAGATATTTCGCACCAAGAAGATCGAACTCAACGCTGATGCAATTGCATACGCCGACGGCGAGCGAATAGGTCCAGTTCCAGTTTCGGCGCAATGTATCGCAGGTGCTGGACTAACATGGCCCCTATGA
- a CDS encoding tRNA (adenine-N1)-methyltransferase, translating to MSEHGFFKAGDRIQLTDPKGKLYTFTITPGKEWHTHKGWITHDDLIGLPEGSVVSTTAGLKFTAFIPLLADYVLSMPRGATIVYPKDAAMIVGVADIYPGARVLEAGVGSGALTLSLLRAVGENGSVHSVERRQDFADNAQANIENYFGAPPKNWKLDVGSVQEQIFTEKYDRVILDMLAPWECVSMAAEVLRPGGVFLAYVATTTQLSATAEALKADGHFTEPESSETIVRGWHHEGLAVRPQQRMIGHTGFLIQSRRMAPGVEVLARRRRPAKGAYGVTEE from the coding sequence GTGTCTGAACATGGGTTCTTTAAAGCCGGCGATCGTATTCAACTTACCGATCCCAAGGGAAAGCTATATACCTTCACGATAACCCCTGGTAAAGAGTGGCACACCCATAAGGGCTGGATTACTCACGATGATCTCATCGGATTACCCGAAGGCTCAGTTGTCAGCACTACCGCTGGACTTAAATTCACAGCATTCATTCCATTGCTGGCCGATTATGTTTTATCTATGCCGCGCGGGGCCACAATTGTGTATCCAAAAGATGCAGCAATGATTGTCGGAGTTGCAGATATCTACCCTGGAGCGCGAGTTCTTGAGGCAGGTGTGGGTAGCGGGGCGCTTACGCTCTCACTTCTACGCGCCGTAGGTGAGAATGGTTCTGTTCATTCAGTTGAGCGCCGTCAAGATTTTGCCGATAACGCGCAAGCAAATATTGAAAATTACTTTGGGGCACCACCTAAAAATTGGAAGTTAGATGTGGGTTCGGTCCAGGAGCAAATCTTTACCGAGAAATATGATCGCGTGATCCTTGACATGCTTGCTCCTTGGGAATGCGTTTCGATGGCTGCCGAGGTATTACGTCCAGGGGGAGTATTTCTAGCCTACGTGGCAACTACCACCCAGCTTTCGGCAACAGCGGAAGCACTCAAAGCAGACGGACACTTCACTGAACCAGAGAGTTCAGAAACAATTGTTCGAGGTTGGCATCATGAAGGCCTTGCCGTTCGCCCGCAACAAAGAATGATCGGTCACACCGGTTTCCTTATCCAAAGCAGGCGAATGGCACCAGGTGTTGAAGTGTTGGCTCGCCGCAGACGTCCGGCAAAAGGTGCTTACGGTGTCACGGAAGAGTGA
- a CDS encoding helix-turn-helix transcriptional regulator: protein MSRKSERLINLTIALLATKRFITKSEIFRTIEGYEGSLESKERMFERDKDDLRSLGIEIEVGSFDPLFNDEAGYRIKQERYQLDLGDITALEISLLSLAAQAWQGASLDDAAQRALVKLNSLGIPVDEANLPDSIPFFSDDGLDLPKITRAIAEHQILEFTYQNYDLTVENRRIVPIALSTRSGHWYLAGVDQSIEEVRTFRFDRVIGTFTVKKGPKKFETPENFDSQSLFETVKNIDAVIDVRRGKGTSLRALASSTKSKGEWDQIQIPILDMKTLAALILWHGDDVYVHSPVELREIIISSLKDILETHG, encoded by the coding sequence GTGTCACGGAAGAGTGAACGACTCATTAATCTCACGATTGCGCTCTTAGCAACGAAGAGATTCATTACTAAATCTGAAATCTTTAGGACTATTGAGGGCTATGAAGGAAGTCTTGAGTCTAAAGAGAGAATGTTCGAGCGAGATAAAGATGATCTACGCTCTCTTGGCATAGAGATAGAAGTTGGTTCCTTCGACCCACTCTTTAATGATGAGGCCGGTTATCGCATCAAGCAGGAGAGATACCAACTAGATCTTGGTGATATTACTGCCCTTGAAATTTCTCTTTTGTCCTTAGCCGCTCAGGCATGGCAAGGAGCTTCACTAGATGATGCTGCGCAGCGCGCACTGGTTAAGTTGAATTCACTTGGAATACCAGTTGATGAAGCAAATTTGCCGGACTCTATACCCTTCTTCTCTGATGATGGATTAGATCTTCCGAAGATCACGCGCGCTATTGCAGAGCACCAGATTCTTGAATTTACTTACCAAAACTATGACTTGACGGTGGAAAATAGACGTATTGTTCCGATAGCTCTATCAACCCGCTCAGGCCACTGGTATTTAGCTGGAGTAGATCAGAGTATCGAGGAGGTTCGGACCTTCCGTTTTGATCGAGTAATCGGAACTTTTACCGTGAAGAAAGGACCTAAGAAGTTCGAAACTCCCGAAAACTTTGATTCTCAGAGTCTATTCGAAACAGTGAAGAACATCGACGCAGTAATTGATGTCCGTCGCGGCAAAGGCACCTCACTGCGCGCTCTCGCATCATCGACGAAGTCGAAAGGTGAGTGGGATCAGATTCAGATTCCGATCCTAGATATGAAAACTCTGGCTGCCTTGATCCTCTGGCACGGAGATGATGTCTATGTTCATTCGCCAGTGGAGCTGCGCGAGATCATCATTTCAAGTCTCAAAGATATATTGGAGACACATGGCTAA
- a CDS encoding RecB family exonuclease: MEQLRLSPSRMNDFTNCPQLYKYRAIDLLPEPPSIDAERGKLIHSVLEDIFELPASDRTFESAVDLLPASWSAQLEKTPELGALVLDEKEWMDRAQALLTNYFSLENPTTFESTYRELHLERNISDEVYLHGYVDRLDIAPTGEVRIVDYKTGKSPKPGWEEKALFQLRVYALLYWQNHGVLPRMLKLIYLGDVKTIESQPTEAQLTSTEKKLNNIGSEILTAIETGHFPTRKSRLCDWCFFKAICPAHVK, from the coding sequence ATGGAGCAGTTACGTCTTTCCCCCAGCAGAATGAATGATTTCACCAACTGCCCACAACTCTATAAATACCGAGCGATAGACCTCTTGCCTGAACCGCCCAGTATTGATGCAGAACGCGGGAAGTTAATTCACTCAGTGTTAGAAGACATCTTTGAACTTCCTGCTTCGGATCGAACTTTTGAGAGCGCGGTTGATTTACTGCCCGCATCGTGGAGTGCGCAATTGGAGAAAACCCCCGAACTTGGTGCGCTAGTTCTTGATGAGAAAGAGTGGATGGACCGTGCGCAGGCGCTATTGACTAACTACTTCTCCCTCGAAAACCCAACAACATTTGAATCAACCTATCGGGAACTGCATTTAGAGCGAAACATTTCGGATGAGGTTTACCTCCACGGTTATGTTGATCGACTTGATATCGCACCCACTGGTGAGGTGCGGATTGTTGATTACAAAACAGGCAAATCTCCCAAGCCGGGATGGGAGGAGAAAGCGCTGTTTCAGTTACGTGTATACGCTCTTCTCTACTGGCAGAACCACGGAGTTCTCCCCCGCATGCTTAAATTGATTTACTTAGGTGATGTGAAAACTATTGAAAGTCAGCCGACCGAAGCACAGCTGACTTCTACTGAAAAGAAATTGAACAATATCGGCTCTGAGATTCTCACCGCTATTGAAACTGGGCACTTTCCCACACGGAAGTCTAGATTATGTGACTGGTGTTTCTTTAAAGCAATCTGCCCAGCACACGTAAAGTAG